A window of Bacillaceae bacterium S4-13-56 contains these coding sequences:
- a CDS encoding ATP-binding protein — translation MMFWRSVVGKLWFTILLLVSFVLFILTVLLLEFFENFFVIDAEDELLQNAEQIAKVVEDYGENDELIFFVTERILDPNSRAFIVFEDSTWMSSSEAKKTPAISTAFLNKDKELRRVMEESTSVKKLATLPDSTNEVIIVGTSLPNQDGAVYVYQPLTIVEKTTSETTKIIFLSAGIAIVLTTIFAFFLSTRITSPLIKMREAAFELARGEFNTKVPILTHDEIGELAMAFNRMGRQLKFHINALRQEKEQLSGILRSMADGVITLSRKGEMLVTNPPATAFLESWYFEKGKIADQENNVLPMELKDILKQVITTEKEVMAEFAFQGRNWVIIMTPLYDQSYVRGAVAVIRDMSEERRLDKLRKDFIANVSHELRTPISMLQGYSEAIMDDIAESKEEKNELAAIIHDESLRIGRLVNELLDLARMEAGHIQLNINQVDLRTFCDRIIRKFQGLAKEQNIQLKFDFSNDLSSLNVDPDRLEQVLTNLIDNAIRHTNENGDVHLIVQKQSNGVQFSVKDSGSGISEEDLPFVFERFYKADKSRSRGKGKTGTGLGLAIVKNIVEAHNGTISVHSKLQEGTTFTFFIPNYLEIAS, via the coding sequence ATGATGTTTTGGAGAAGTGTAGTAGGTAAACTATGGTTTACTATTTTACTTTTAGTTTCCTTTGTATTATTCATTTTGACAGTATTGTTATTAGAGTTTTTTGAGAATTTCTTTGTCATAGATGCAGAGGATGAGTTGCTTCAAAATGCAGAACAAATTGCAAAAGTGGTAGAGGATTATGGTGAGAATGATGAACTAATATTTTTTGTTACCGAAAGAATCCTTGACCCAAATAGCCGTGCGTTTATCGTTTTTGAAGATTCCACTTGGATGTCATCTTCTGAAGCGAAAAAGACCCCGGCCATCTCTACTGCATTTTTGAACAAAGACAAAGAGTTGCGTCGGGTAATGGAGGAAAGTACTTCAGTTAAAAAGCTGGCTACACTTCCAGACTCGACAAATGAAGTTATTATTGTAGGGACATCTTTACCGAACCAAGATGGGGCAGTTTACGTATACCAGCCCTTAACAATTGTAGAAAAAACAACTTCTGAAACTACTAAAATCATTTTTTTAAGTGCTGGGATAGCTATTGTATTAACAACTATTTTTGCTTTCTTTTTATCAACAAGAATTACCTCTCCGCTGATTAAAATGAGGGAGGCGGCCTTTGAGCTTGCCCGAGGGGAATTTAATACAAAAGTACCTATTTTAACGCATGATGAGATTGGCGAATTAGCTATGGCCTTTAACCGAATGGGACGACAATTAAAGTTTCATATCAATGCGTTACGTCAAGAAAAGGAGCAACTCTCTGGAATATTGCGTTCCATGGCAGATGGTGTCATCACCTTAAGTAGAAAAGGGGAGATGCTTGTTACCAATCCTCCAGCAACCGCTTTTCTAGAATCATGGTATTTCGAGAAAGGAAAGATAGCTGACCAGGAGAACAATGTCTTGCCTATGGAATTAAAAGATATCTTGAAGCAGGTTATTACAACTGAAAAAGAAGTTATGGCTGAGTTTGCCTTTCAAGGAAGGAATTGGGTTATTATCATGACTCCACTCTATGACCAGTCATATGTCAGGGGGGCTGTAGCTGTAATTCGAGATATGTCAGAGGAAAGAAGATTGGATAAGCTTCGAAAGGATTTTATTGCAAACGTTTCACATGAATTGAGAACACCTATATCTATGCTTCAAGGATATAGTGAAGCGATCATGGACGATATTGCTGAATCCAAGGAAGAAAAAAATGAATTAGCCGCTATTATCCATGACGAGTCATTACGAATCGGCAGGCTAGTAAATGAACTTTTAGATCTAGCGCGAATGGAAGCAGGGCACATCCAATTGAACATTAATCAAGTCGATCTACGCACCTTCTGTGATCGAATCATACGTAAATTCCAAGGGCTAGCCAAAGAACAAAACATTCAATTGAAGTTTGATTTTTCAAATGATCTTTCTTCCTTAAATGTAGATCCCGATCGGTTAGAGCAGGTATTAACAAACTTAATTGACAATGCAATCCGACATACTAATGAAAATGGAGATGTTCATTTGATTGTGCAAAAACAATCAAATGGTGTGCAGTTCTCTGTTAAGGATTCAGGGTCAGGGATATCAGAGGAAGATCTGCCATTTGTATTTGAAAGATTTTATAAAGCTGATAAGTCTCGATCAAGAGGAAAAGGGAAAACAGGGACTGGGTTAGGATTAGCGATTGTTAAAAACATTGTGGAAGCCCATAATGGGACAATTTCTGTCCACAGTAAGTTACAAGAAGGGACAACATTCACCTTTTTTATTCCAAATTATCTCGAAATTGCAAGCTAA